In Tubulanus polymorphus chromosome 2, tnTubPoly1.2, whole genome shotgun sequence, a single window of DNA contains:
- the LOC141899254 gene encoding synaptosomal-associated protein 29-like, whose amino-acid sequence MSKWDDHERSSNPFYDDDSWGTERHDANMGAFGGGVDTAESRRDALLQKIKDSEESQLASQQRSLVHLYESEQMGIATAEELVRQGEQLDNIEGKATEINESMKTTQRHINSIKSVFGGLKNWFSKKETNSPPPEPVRKKTSRLNDVVENDYNEKESGVHPAIRLREEDTVDSPYGARQADSVKSKSNEEQFDENLGLMSSTLSRLKNMGMAFNDELESQNDQIERINIAVDRADGSVNRQTKQIHHILYK is encoded by the exons ATGTCGAAATGGGACGACCACGAGAGATCGAGCAATCCATTCTACGACGACGATAGTTGGGGAACGGAGAGACACGACGCGAATATGGGTGCGTTCGGTGGCGGCGTAGATACCGCTGAAAGTCGACGGGATGCGCTGCTTCAAAAAATCAAGGATTCTGAGGAAAGTCAACTTGCCAGTCAACAGCGGtctttagttcatttatacgaATCTGAGCAAATGGGAATAGCTACGGCGGAG gaACTTGTCCGACAAGGCGAACAGTTGGATAATATCGAAGGAAAGGCaactgaaataaatgaatcaatgaaaACTACTCAAAGACACATAAACTCAATCAAGAGTGTTTTCGGCGGATTAAAAAACTGGTTTTCTAAAAAGGAAACTAACTCGCCGCCACCTGAACCCGTGCGAAAAAAAACTAGCCGACTAAACGATGTCGTCGAAAACGATTACAATGAAAAGGAATCGGGCGTTCACCCGGCAATTCGGCTGCGTGAAGAAGATACTGTTGATTCCCCGTACGGAGCTAGACAAGCCGATTCGGTCAAGTCGAAATCGAATGAAGAAcaattcgatgaaaatttag gtctAATGAGCTCGACGTTGTCTCGGTTGAAGAACATGGGAATGGCATTTAATGACGAATTAGAGTCTCAAAACGATCAAATTGAGAGAATAAATATAGCAGTTGATCGCGCCGATGGTTCCGTTAATCGACAAACCAAACAAATTCATCACATTCTCTACAAATAG